Within the Bacillota bacterium genome, the region TACAGTTTCGTATTTGCCATGGTCTGTATCAACTCGGCGTCGAAGTTGCGGATGATCCTTTGTTTAAATGCCGTGTTCGCCCCTGTAAATCTAGCGCCGGAAAACCAGCAGGACGTTATTGGACAGCAATGCGCCCGTTTGGCTTAAAAATGAAGGGTGAAGTGGCGTTGGAAGGGGCAGCATGCGCCCGCCCAGAGACAATAGATATATTTTTGGACGGAAATCTAATCCGCAAAGAACGCCTATATTTTCAGCAAAACCGGGCATCTTTTTCGTTCATGCTAAAACGTTCCACTCTAGCCCATTTGCCAGAGCAGAGCGAAATGGTCCTGAAAACTTCAACAGGTGATCACTTGTTGGACAACTACCATAAAACAAATAAACTGCTTATTGAAATGCCAGGTGGCACGGGAAAAATTTATGAAATTTTAAACCAGAATCTACTCTGTAAAAAAGGATTTTTCCCTTTATCTGCTGAAGAAATTAACCAACGTCAAGATGCGTATTTAAAACTCTATGAAAAAGCACGTGCAGTGTTCGATGATATGCTTGAGCGCCCGCTGTTTCTGATGTATGGAACTTTGCTCGGGCTCTATCGAGATGGGGATTTCATCCCTGGAGATGACGACTTTGATGTGGGCTATGTTTCAGAACATCGGGATCCTGTTAGTGCCAAGGAAGAAGCTGAAAAGCTTATGATTGCCCTTATCAAGGCTGGGTTTACTGTGGCTATTAACTTGAGGGGTAAGCCGTTTCGCCTTCGGGATAAGGATGGTGATCCCAATATACATCTCGACGTACGGCCAATATGGTACCAAGACGGAAGGGTTTGGGCTCATAAACAGGCGTGTTTGCCACTGCAGCTAGATGACTTCAAACAAGTAGATACAAAGTTTTTGCGAGATACTGAGGTCTATATCCCCTCGGGCACAGAGGCCTTTTTGAGGTCTTACTACGGGGAAAACTGGAAAACTCCTGACCCAGGCTTTTCAAACTCCAGCGTCTCGGTGCCTGTAAAAGTGATGAAGAATCTTCAACGAAATTGCTTTAATCCGGTTGAACTATTGAAACTCAAGGAGTCAATAGACAAAGAGCGGAGTTTAAATCCGGAAATGGGTGAGTTTATCGCGGTAGGCCTGCAGAGTCTATATCCATTAAGTGAGTTCGCTAATAAATGTGGCCTTTAGATATGCTTTCATAGCGCTCGCATAACTCTTAAAATGGAGGAATTGGAATGAAAAAAATTGGCTACACCACCGGGGTTTTTGATCTATTCCATATCGGACATCTAAATATCTTGCGGCGAGCAAAGATGAACTGCGACTACTTAATTGTCGGAGTTACCACTGATGAATTGAGCGAACAAAGAAAGAAAAAACGCCCGATAATTCCTTTCGATGAGCGGATGGAAATTGTTCAGAGCATCAAGTTCGTTGATGAAGTTGTGCCCCAAGTTCATATGGACAAATTTGAGGCGTGGAAAAAACTTAAATTCAATGTAATGTTTGTTGGTGATGACTGGAAGGGAACACCGAAATGGATCCAGTTAGAAAAGGATTTCAGTCAAGTTGGAGTTGAAATTATCTATTTCCCCTATACGCAACACACGTCGAGCACCAAATTAAGACTGGTCTTAGGGATTTAGTTTTTATTTAGCAAGGGGGGACAAGAGTGAAAAAAACAATTCGTGACCTCAAAATCCCAAACATCCTCTTTTGGGGGATTTTGCGGCGGCCTAAAAGTAATGCCGATCGAATTCACCGGTCATTTGTAATTTACTTCTGGAAAAATTCCAAAGGAATAAAAGTGCGCATTAAAGGTCTAATGTTATTTTTGTTGTCCCCCTTAGCAATTACTAGACGGATTAACAAACAAGTAAGTGAGCTGGGTAAGAAGGCCAGAGCCTTAGCGGGTAAATCAATTCTTCGCCAATGGCTGGAGCAATTCTACCTGGCATATTTTTATTCTATTACGCCTAAAACCTACTATCTGCAGGAGTTTTATCTTGCTGATGGATTGGCAAGGGCGCGGAATTATGTGAATCGAGACGCCATGAAGCAAGGAGTTTATGTGCTGATAAAAGAATACCTCTCTTCTCAACCCAGTAATCCAAAAACTCCTCCATTATCGGATAAGCTGAGTGTATCCCAATTCTTGCTTCAGAATGAACTTATGGCTATTCCTGTATTATTGGTAGTTAATGAAAACGGCTCGTTTTTGGACAACCAAAACAACCCCACAGATAAACTGCCACAAGCGGATATGTTCTGTAAGCCAAGGAATTCCAAGGGCGGAAAAGATGCTGAAGTATGGTACTGGCTGAGCGATGACAGTTACAAAAACCCACTAGGGGAGGTCCTCTCTAGCCAAGAACTCAAACAGAGATTTATCAATTATGCTCACAAGCATAGCTCGTATATTATTCAACCCCTGGTTTTGCCGCATCCTGACTTGCAGGATTTTCGGATTCACGCTACACCGTCTCTGCGGATTATTTCCTATTTAAAAGGCACAGAAGTAAAGATTGACAGCGTGCGTTTCAAGTTTTCCCTGGATAATAATTCTGTCGTTGACAATACCCATGCCGGAGGCGTATCTGTTCCAATTGATCTTGATACAGGTGAAATGACCACTGCTGTAGAGAGCAGGTTAACCGGGATGAATGCTCGTTGGGATCGACATGAGTTGCTAAACGGTCCAATCAAGGGGCGCAAGCTCCCGTATATGGACGAGACAATCGATTTAGTTAAACGAGCACACACTCTCTTCCCCAGTGACATTATCATTGGCTGGGATGTTGTTATCTCTAAGGAAGGTCCAATTATTATCGAAGGTAATAATCAGCCTGACTCAACCTTTCCCCAGAGGGCTTACCTAATGCCTTATGGATGCAAGGAGATTGGTCAAGTAATTGCTGATTATGCAGAGAAAGCAATAACTGAAATGTATCAGTAGCAACATCTTGGAACCTTGGTAAAAATACAGTTCTTCTGGGGGGCGCACTGTGTTCAGTAAGGTTAACCTGATTCGCGTGCTAAAATTTTTATATTATAAGCTTTTATGTAAGTTGCTCCATCCCTCTGGTCCGGGTTTGGATCCCTATCGGGCTGCACCTGTCAAACGATGGTTTACTTCGTTGCTTTCCCGCAACAACAAAGCTGCGGTTAGTTTAATTGTTTCCGGAAAGCATGTCGGCTCGGGATATCGTTCCTGGATTGGACGAAAAGCTCGGATTAATGGTGTTGAGTGTTGGGCCATAAAACGGGGAAAACAGGCCGAAATCCTTTTGCTCGGCGATAGCCCGGCAATTGAAACCGTAATCAGGTTTGCCTGGCGAGGCCCAGATAAATCAATAATTGAGAATATAAAATGTTGGTGGTTTAATAAACCCACCAGTTACACAAAAAAAGCAGACACAGGGCATACCTTATGGCAGCAAGATACGATTGCCCAATTTATGCATACTTTGCAATATCTCAGTCCCTTACTGGAAAAACCCAACAGGTTTGATGTCAGCAGGGAGGTCAGTGATGCCAGCGAAGTACGCAGAGCAGCCCTAGCTAGGGGGCTGTTCGTTAAGCGGATGGGCAAGCTTAACTATCTAATGACCCCTGCAAAGGTAGAGGGCGTTCAAAAATCACAGCCATCCCGAGTTTCAACTTTAATTCGCTCCCTTTCTTGCCATAAACACCTGACCAAGCTACACTTGGCTAAGCATAATCTGCCTGTTCCTAACGGGAGAGTGTTAACTGAATTAGATGAAGCAAGGGAATACTTTCGTGCTTGTCGCTGTCCAATGGTTGTAAAGCCACTCTCGGGTTCTCACGGGCGTGGAATCACTGTAAATGTAGAGACTGATGATGTTTTGGAAATTGCCTGGGATTATGCAAAGAAGTTTCACGACGAGGTAATTCTGGAAGAGTTCGTTAAAGGCGTTGATGTCCGTGTACTCGTTGTCGGTGGTAAAGCCCAGGCAGCGTTGTTCAGAGTGCCTGCCAACGTCATCGGCGACGGCAAACACACCATTGAAGCTTTGATAGAAAAGAAAAACAAGGTCAGATTACTCAATCCAAGGATGCGGAAAGCATTGATTATCCCGGACAGTTATACAGAAGAATTTCTTGACCGGCAAGGATATTCGCTACGCTCGGTGCCCAAGTCAGGCCAGATAGTGTTTTTGCATTTGAAGGCAAACATTGAGGCAGGAGGAGACAGCATCAGCCTGTTGGGATATATTCATCCTGACCTCATGTCCCTGGCGGAAGAGGCAGCTGCATCATTTGGCACCGATGATTATTGGGGCATTGACCTATTGGTTGAGCGGATAGATTTGCCTCGGAGTCAACAAAATTGCAAAATAGTCGAGGTTAACTCCAGAGCAAACATCTTCAACGTACAGTTTCCCATGTATGGAGAACCTGCTGATGTAGCTCAAGTTCTCGTAGACCACCTTGCAGGCGACACCACCGATTATCCCCAGCAGACGGTGCAAGTCAAAGTTACGGGAGCACTGACATCGGAATTTTTTCACTGGGCCGAGAGAGGCTTCATTGAACTTTCTCTACAGGGAGACATAGAGAAAGTCGGTGCGCATGCGCTAATCAATCTGCATGGCCCCCACAATTTCTTGCTTCAGTACATTGATAACTTGATGGGTTGGCGTGATCAGAAGGCTTGGGTAGATGGTGTCCAAATTCTCGGTAACAAGGCTGAGAAAGTAATGAGGGAAGCTATTTCGAAGAGCAAACCTAGCGTTTCCAACGTGCAGAAAAATCACACTGACCTGGATGAATGGTTATTTATCAATGAATTTGAGTCTATGGGGTATGAGGCTGAAGTCCTCCCCGAAAACTTAATAAAGCTCCAAAAAGATGGCGCTATCGGTATAACAGCAACGCGCTTTAGCTCAAAGTTCTGCGATAAATTATGTGCCTATTGGTATCACGGGAAAAAAGTGCTCGCTTTGAATGGAATACCCGTTCCACGTGGCGTGCACTTTAAGTGGACTGAATGGAGCAAGGCAGTGAGATATCTGAAGCAATTCCCTGAGCACTGTGTGGTTTCGGATCTAAATCCCGCTGGTGTACGGAAAGAAAAAATAACTGAAGAAAATCACCTTAAGGCCTTCTGGGATAGGGCCCAAAAGACCGGCACTAACTATATGCTATTTGAGGAAGATTTGATAGGAGACGAAGTTGCTATAACAGTAGTTGCCGGAAAGGCCGTTTCTGCACTTGCGATTAAACCGGTTAGCATAACGGGGGATGGCGAGAAAACAGTCGCACAACTGATAGCAGATAAAAATGTTGCACGTTCATCCAATCCATTTTATCGAAGCAAGCTGCTTTCCCTTGAAGACAGGGAAATAAATCGGATGTTAAAGTTGGCAGAAGTGAATCCAGCTGACGTTCCTAGTCCTGGGCAGATGGTATATTTAGAAGACCGAGTCAAGTTGCATCTTGGCGGAGAAACCGAAAATGTGACCAATTCTTTGCATAGCGACTTTTTCTTTTTTGCAGTCCAGGCAGTTCAGGCAATCCCCGGCTTGAAAGCCGCCACTGTCCACATGATTGTATCTCAGCCTTGTGAACCGGCAGTAGAACAAAGATGGGTTGTAATTCAAGTTAATACCAGTCCCTCTATTGCCATGTTCCATTATCCGTGGCAAGGCGAAGGATACAACCTGGTTGGCCAGATAGTTAATGATTTATGTCTAAAGGAACAAATTAAGTGGATTGAAGAGTCCGTTAATCTAAGTCCGGGGGATCAATCATTGGCATGCAATAATGACTTAAAAGCCAGTAACCAAGAAGAGCTGGGGGAGGGAGGTTTAGAGTGATTACAAAAAATGTTGTCCGGCGCGCCGCAAAAGTTAACTATTATCGAATCCTCTGTAAATTGTTGGACCCCAAAAACCGGGGTCTAGACCCCTATGAAGATTCTCCGCTGAAACGCAGATTGACTGATATGATGCCTGGGAGAAAAAACTCAGCAGTTTATTTGAAGATAACTGGGGAAGTTACAGGAATAGGTTATGCCGGTTGGCTCTGGCGTAAAGCGCGTGTCCGGGATTTAGACTGCAAAGTATATGAAAACAGTGATGGCACCGTTGAGGCAGTTATTATTGGCAATGGTGAGGATATTGAAGCGGTAGTTTTGTCGGCCTGGAAAGGGTCAAGACGGGCAAAGGTGTCGCACATTAGTGAACATTGGTTTAACAAGCCTGTCAAGTCTGGTGTTGTGGAAATCAAGGAGGAAAAGCAAGTCTCTTGGTCCCAGGGAACAGCAGATTGTATAATCAATACCCTTGACCACATTAAATCAATTACCGGAACACCAAACGAATACCCGGATTTTAATAAATTAGTGGGAACCGATGAACTGGTCAGAGTTGCTGAGGAGCGCAACGTCTTTTATATTCGCAACACTCGGAAAGAAGTATTTTTTGTGTCACCGACTAAAACCATTGGGTTGCAGAGGTCCCAGACAACGCGTGTGCCTTCAATGATACATTCTCTTACTGATCATAAGCAGCTAACCAAAGATTTTTTGCAACAATATGGGCTGCCGGTTCCAGAGGGTAAGGTCTTTACTGACTTAAAACAAGCGAAAGCGTATCTGGCTGAGATGAATCGTCCAATGGTTGTCAAACCGGCGGCGGGATTAAACGGATCAGGCGTTACTGTCGATGTCCGTACTGAAGAAGCTTTGGAGACTGCCTGGCAGTATGCCAAGCTGTTCCACGAGCGTGTTGTCTTGGAAGAATTGGTCCAGGGCGTTGATATCAGGGTTGTTGTGATTGGTGGCACCGCACGGGCTGCGCTGCTACGGGTGCCTGCTAACGTCACTGGGGATGGGTGCAAAACGATCGAGCAGTTAGTTGAGGAGAAAAATAAATTGAGACTCGGCAACCCAAGACTCAGTAAGAATTTGATTATTGCGGACGCCTATTCCGACAGTTATTTGGAGCGTCAGGGGCACTCATGGGAGAGCGTCCCGAAAAAAGGTGAAGTGGTTTTCCTTCACCTCAAGGCCAACATTTGCAAAGGTGCAGATAGTATTAGCGTGACGGATTTTATTCACCCAGACCTAATGCGCCTGGCTGAAGAGGCCGCTGCTGCTTTTGGCATCAACGACTATTGGGGTATTGACTTGCTGGCCGAAAGTCTTGACTTGCCCCGGGATCAACAACAATGCGCAATAATTGAACTCAATTCCACTGCCAATATCGAAAACGTTATTTATCCGCTCTATGGGCCTTCATTTGATTCAGCCAAGAGCTTTATCGACCACTTGTTTCCTGAAGATACCAAAGATTCATCTTATCCTGTAGAAAGCTTGTATGTTGAGGTTGCCGGCTTACTCAACGAGGAGTTCACTCGTTGGGTTATTGATTATGCCAGAGAGTTATCACTTCGCTGCTTCCTCAGGACAGGTGAGAATAGCGCAGATATAATTATTTCTGGTTATCGCCATCATGTTTTCAACTTCTTGGACAAACTGTGGGAATGGAGAAGCAACGATAATGGCATATTCCAGGAAGTGGTTGACGGTTTTCAGGTTCATGAGTATCAGGGGAATATCGATAGCGATGATTCTGCATTCATTTCTAAGCCGATTAGGCTTCATAATTATGAGGCTATCCAGAAAACGGGTCTGCACACTACCGAATATCCTGTCAATCACTATGATTCTGCACACACTGAAGGTGGCCTAAATGAACTCAACACCAAGCTGTTTACTGAAGAATTTTCTCGCCGTGGATTTGATGCCCTTCCTGTATATGAGGACTTGCTGAAAATTAGTAATGGCGATTCTGATGGAATAACAGCGATGCGTTATAGCTCTCTCTTTTGTGACCGTATTTGCGCAAGGTTATATCCCGCGAAAAAGATATTAGCGCTGCACAAGTTACCGGTTGCGCGTGGTGTTAGGCTCACCGTGAGCAAAAAAAAGAAGGCCCTGGACTATATGCAGCGCATAGCTAAACCCTGCGTAGTCACAGGGTTACATCCGGTTGAGTATAGAGCATATAAAATAACAAATGAAGAAGACCTGTTTTTCGCTTGGAAGAAGGAGAAAAAGCGTGGCACAAAAGCCATGCTCTTTGAGGAATTTGTAGAAGGGTTTACTGTTGATATTGCCGTTACCGCCGACAAATTTTCTGGAGCACTGGTAGTTGAGCCAACAAGCTTATTTGGTGACGGTAAGTCAACAATTAAGCAACTAATCGAAGAAAGAAACGAGTTACGAAAGCAAAATCCTTGGTATGCCGTTAAGTCTATCGAAATAAAAAATGGTCTCTTGAGAGTATTGGAGTCTCAGGGCAAGCAAGTTTCAGATATTCTTCAACACGGGGAAAAAATACACGTTGAGTCTGATGTGGACTTGGAGTTTGGTGGCGAGACAGTTAACATCTCAGGGATTCTGCATGAAGATTTCAAACAAAAGGCTGTACAAGCCGTTGCAGCTATACCAGGACTGGAGTTTGCCATTGTCCAGATGCGGATTCCGTATCCTGATTTGCCGGCCGAGAGTCAGAAATGGGTTATCAACAAGATTGACACTAATCCGCAGGTGGCAATGTTCCACTTCCCTTGGCGCGGTCAACCCGTAAATTTAACAGGAAGGGTTGTTGCAGAACTATGTTTATCGGATCGAGCAAGATGGGTAGAGAAGGGGAACTGAAATGAGAAGAATAAATAGAATTGCTAAGTCTTACTATAAGGCGTTTCGTGTGTTATTGAAAAATAAAGATAAGCTAACAAAGCAATCTTCCGTAAAGGAAATCACTACACAACAAGCCAAGAATTTTGTGCTTACTTTTGGTGGTGACACAAATTTTAGAGATTTCGATGATTTTTCGCATAAAGATTTCGATTTTTTGCTCAGGGATAATGACTATTTTATTGTAAACCTTGAACCGTCCTTTGGAGATAAGTTTGATCGACATCTTCGCGCAGGGCGGACAGAATGTCTTCAACCTTTTGTAGAATCCTTGAAGGGATTAGGTGTAACTGCCGTAAGCCTTGCAAATGAAAGCTCTACCACTATTACCCCAGAAGCTCTTCAGATCACAAAATCTTATTTAGAGCAAGCAGGCGTTGTTTGCTTAGGCGCTGGTGTTAATAAGCAAGATGCCTCGTCACCTCTAAAAATCAAACTACAGGGCACTACTTCATGTCAAAATTTATACATCCTAACAGGGTTATGGGTTTCAAAACGTGATAGAGAAACGACAAAGGCCGTTTTTGCTGCCAAGGAAGCTGCCGGTGTGTACTCCTTGAATGTTGAAAAAACAGTTAAAAAAGTTACTTCTTTGAGAAAAGAAGACCCGGAAGCACTTATTATAGTCTTTCCTCATTGGCAAGGTTTTGAGGGAAAGAAGGTGCCATCCAAAGTTAAGAATATTTGCAATAAGTTTATCACGGCTGGAGCTAACTACGTTATTGGCCATGGTACACATTACTTGGATTACTTTGACGTAGTTGGCGATGGGGCAATATTCGGCTCAATAGGTGACTTTCTACGTAATTGTTCATTCTCGAGTAAAAAGCGCAATGTGTTACCGTTTAGTGGAGTTGTTAGGTTGGAAATTTGTGAAAAAGACAATGGATGGGCTATAAAACAAAAACTTTACCCTATTAGCACAGGGCAATCAAAACCTGGAAATGTAGACTACACAGACGCCAAAATTGTTCAGGCACACCTTGCTTCCGCAATTCAAGCAGGCATTAAGCAAGATGGTCTAGGGTATTATTTTTCTGGCGAAGCACACAAAGACTCTACTCCTGAAACAAGTGAAATTGTACCTAATAAACTTGTAAAAGCAATTCAACAAGGATTACAACAAAATGTATACTCGTCAGATGAGCGTTACAGTATTTACGATTTGCTCATGACTGAATTTAAGAAGTATGGTTATGAATGTACCATGGTAGATAAACTTATGACCGTAGAAATTAACGATAAGCAAGTAGCTTTTATAAAGACTGTTTCTTCAAAAACTTCAGCAGTGGCTTCAAGGGTTTTA harbors:
- a CDS encoding ATP-grasp domain-containing protein; this translates as MITKNVVRRAAKVNYYRILCKLLDPKNRGLDPYEDSPLKRRLTDMMPGRKNSAVYLKITGEVTGIGYAGWLWRKARVRDLDCKVYENSDGTVEAVIIGNGEDIEAVVLSAWKGSRRAKVSHISEHWFNKPVKSGVVEIKEEKQVSWSQGTADCIINTLDHIKSITGTPNEYPDFNKLVGTDELVRVAEERNVFYIRNTRKEVFFVSPTKTIGLQRSQTTRVPSMIHSLTDHKQLTKDFLQQYGLPVPEGKVFTDLKQAKAYLAEMNRPMVVKPAAGLNGSGVTVDVRTEEALETAWQYAKLFHERVVLEELVQGVDIRVVVIGGTARAALLRVPANVTGDGCKTIEQLVEEKNKLRLGNPRLSKNLIIADAYSDSYLERQGHSWESVPKKGEVVFLHLKANICKGADSISVTDFIHPDLMRLAEEAAAAFGINDYWGIDLLAESLDLPRDQQQCAIIELNSTANIENVIYPLYGPSFDSAKSFIDHLFPEDTKDSSYPVESLYVEVAGLLNEEFTRWVIDYARELSLRCFLRTGENSADIIISGYRHHVFNFLDKLWEWRSNDNGIFQEVVDGFQVHEYQGNIDSDDSAFISKPIRLHNYEAIQKTGLHTTEYPVNHYDSAHTEGGLNELNTKLFTEEFSRRGFDALPVYEDLLKISNGDSDGITAMRYSSLFCDRICARLYPAKKILALHKLPVARGVRLTVSKKKKALDYMQRIAKPCVVTGLHPVEYRAYKITNEEDLFFAWKKEKKRGTKAMLFEEFVEGFTVDIAVTADKFSGALVVEPTSLFGDGKSTIKQLIEERNELRKQNPWYAVKSIEIKNGLLRVLESQGKQVSDILQHGEKIHVESDVDLEFGGETVNISGILHEDFKQKAVQAVAAIPGLEFAIVQMRIPYPDLPAESQKWVINKIDTNPQVAMFHFPWRGQPVNLTGRVVAELCLSDRARWVEKGN
- a CDS encoding LicD family protein; its protein translation is MPKQSSIPHAVSSGIKNQSRILLGYFSNNPVWAMRAAENYLEAGNKSKAKHFYQKALERVNNSRDTVVLEKRHELQFRICHGLYQLGVEVADDPLFKCRVRPCKSSAGKPAGRYWTAMRPFGLKMKGEVALEGAACARPETIDIFLDGNLIRKERLYFQQNRASFSFMLKRSTLAHLPEQSEMVLKTSTGDHLLDNYHKTNKLLIEMPGGTGKIYEILNQNLLCKKGFFPLSAEEINQRQDAYLKLYEKARAVFDDMLERPLFLMYGTLLGLYRDGDFIPGDDDFDVGYVSEHRDPVSAKEEAEKLMIALIKAGFTVAINLRGKPFRLRDKDGDPNIHLDVRPIWYQDGRVWAHKQACLPLQLDDFKQVDTKFLRDTEVYIPSGTEAFLRSYYGENWKTPDPGFSNSSVSVPVKVMKNLQRNCFNPVELLKLKESIDKERSLNPEMGEFIAVGLQSLYPLSEFANKCGL
- a CDS encoding adenylyltransferase/cytidyltransferase family protein — translated: MKKIGYTTGVFDLFHIGHLNILRRAKMNCDYLIVGVTTDELSEQRKKKRPIIPFDERMEIVQSIKFVDEVVPQVHMDKFEAWKKLKFNVMFVGDDWKGTPKWIQLEKDFSQVGVEIIYFPYTQHTSSTKLRLVLGI
- a CDS encoding ATP-grasp domain-containing protein; the protein is MFSKVNLIRVLKFLYYKLLCKLLHPSGPGLDPYRAAPVKRWFTSLLSRNNKAAVSLIVSGKHVGSGYRSWIGRKARINGVECWAIKRGKQAEILLLGDSPAIETVIRFAWRGPDKSIIENIKCWWFNKPTSYTKKADTGHTLWQQDTIAQFMHTLQYLSPLLEKPNRFDVSREVSDASEVRRAALARGLFVKRMGKLNYLMTPAKVEGVQKSQPSRVSTLIRSLSCHKHLTKLHLAKHNLPVPNGRVLTELDEAREYFRACRCPMVVKPLSGSHGRGITVNVETDDVLEIAWDYAKKFHDEVILEEFVKGVDVRVLVVGGKAQAALFRVPANVIGDGKHTIEALIEKKNKVRLLNPRMRKALIIPDSYTEEFLDRQGYSLRSVPKSGQIVFLHLKANIEAGGDSISLLGYIHPDLMSLAEEAAASFGTDDYWGIDLLVERIDLPRSQQNCKIVEVNSRANIFNVQFPMYGEPADVAQVLVDHLAGDTTDYPQQTVQVKVTGALTSEFFHWAERGFIELSLQGDIEKVGAHALINLHGPHNFLLQYIDNLMGWRDQKAWVDGVQILGNKAEKVMREAISKSKPSVSNVQKNHTDLDEWLFINEFESMGYEAEVLPENLIKLQKDGAIGITATRFSSKFCDKLCAYWYHGKKVLALNGIPVPRGVHFKWTEWSKAVRYLKQFPEHCVVSDLNPAGVRKEKITEENHLKAFWDRAQKTGTNYMLFEEDLIGDEVAITVVAGKAVSALAIKPVSITGDGEKTVAQLIADKNVARSSNPFYRSKLLSLEDREINRMLKLAEVNPADVPSPGQMVYLEDRVKLHLGGETENVTNSLHSDFFFFAVQAVQAIPGLKAATVHMIVSQPCEPAVEQRWVVIQVNTSPSIAMFHYPWQGEGYNLVGQIVNDLCLKEQIKWIEESVNLSPGDQSLACNNDLKASNQEELGEGGLE